CTTGCGCAGCAAAAACATCTTCGATACATTACTGCTCAAATATTCTTCAATCACTTTTCGGCGAAAAGCCTCTGAGTATATCTGAACAAACTGACCCTTGTTGCGGGGAGCATATCGCATAAGTTTACTTGTTTTAGTGTAAACCTATTTCAGGATAAGACAGGACAGGCAAAGGAGACTCGGCGTGGAAAGAGACTCTGATTCTCTAACTAACCTTTACCGCTCACATATCATTCAAATTGTTCTTCTACGTTAGCTAAGATTTCACAATCACAGTAACCGCCTTTGTCTGCTAACCACTCTAAAATTTCGTCGGTGTTAGCGGCACCAATTTTATCGAGAAATGATTTGGTAAGACAGTTTGTATCATCACAGCCTTTGTCAATTAGTTCCGTATCCAAATAGTCAAATAGCTTTTTAAAATGGTCTCTGCTCATAGGCAAGCTATTTTCAAACTCCTCTTCAGCCTTTTTACTTAGGTCGTTGAGCAACTGTTTACGTCTTTCTTTTTCATTCTTATCTGGCATATTGAATAATTTGAAGTATCGCTTTACACCTGATACCGATAACTATTGTTTAGTGCGATTGAAGATAATTAGTGTTTTTTATTGCCCGCTCATGATTGCCAACATTTTGGCTATGGCATCGTTTGAATGTAGCAATGCGGTATTGTCCAACGTAAATTGAGTTACAGCAGAAGCTCTTTTCAGCATTTGTTTTTCAAAATGGGCTATGGCGGTTTGACTATTTTCAAAAGCAGTAGTTGTCAAACATTCAGCTAATTCAAATGCATCTTGCATAGCCATATTGACACCTTCCCCTGCATAGGGTGGCATGCGGTGCGCGGCATCGCCAAGCATCGTCAGGTTGGGCAAAGCTGTCCAATGCTGGTCTAATGGAAAATGATATTGCGGACGGGGAATGAACCAAATGTCATTACTGTCAAACAGCTCTTGCCAGATAGGATCCCATGAGCCAAATGCTTCTTTGAACCAGGCAAAGACCTGCTGTTTGTTATTGAAGTCGATACCGCTTTGTTCTACCCAGTTCTCTTCCACCAGGCAACCAGTGTAAAACGATATGCTGCCTTCTCCTTTTGCACTTAAGATTAAAGATTGTTTATCGCCAAAGGCAAATAGCTTTCCGCCGTTGACTAATTGCCAAAGTACAGGAGCGTTTTTTTCTGCGTCATACACATTGCCCTCAACAATCGTGATCCCTGAATAAATAGGTTGGATGGAAGTAATATAGGGGCGAAGCCTTGAGTTAGCTCCATCGGCTGCAATTACAATATCTGCATAAGCTGCTGTTCCATTTTTAAAATGTAACTGCCAGCCATCCTCTTGCAGTTGCATAGAAGCAAACTGGCTATTCCAAATAACAGTGTCGGGTTGTAATGATTCTAACAAAATAGTACGCAGCGGTGCTCTGTCAATTTCTGGGCGATCTTCTGCATAGGCATTCTCCAAAGTATGGTCATCCAGGTGAATGTTTGCCTGTTTGTCTAAAATGCGCAACCGGCCAGCATTGGGGCGATGGTTGGCGTAAAATGCTGCAATTAAACCTGCCCTGCGAAGTGCTTCCAATCCTGATTCTTCATGCA
This genomic interval from Flavisolibacter tropicus contains the following:
- a CDS encoding DUF2695 domain-containing protein — its product is MPDKNEKERRKQLLNDLSKKAEEEFENSLPMSRDHFKKLFDYLDTELIDKGCDDTNCLTKSFLDKIGAANTDEILEWLADKGGYCDCEILANVEEQFE
- a CDS encoding FAD-dependent oxidoreductase, yielding MYRKEKGYGMLIQDKKIAIVGGGPGGLTLARLLQLKGADVKVYERDYTKDVRVQGATLDLHEESGLEALRRAGLIAAFYANHRPNAGRLRILDKQANIHLDDHTLENAYAEDRPEIDRAPLRTILLESLQPDTVIWNSQFASMQLQEDGWQLHFKNGTAAYADIVIAADGANSRLRPYITSIQPIYSGITIVEGNVYDAEKNAPVLWQLVNGGKLFAFGDKQSLILSAKGEGSISFYTGCLVEENWVEQSGIDFNNKQQVFAWFKEAFGSWDPIWQELFDSNDIWFIPRPQYHFPLDQHWTALPNLTMLGDAAHRMPPYAGEGVNMAMQDAFELAECLTTTAFENSQTAIAHFEKQMLKRASAVTQFTLDNTALLHSNDAIAKMLAIMSGQ